The Helianthus annuus cultivar XRQ/B chromosome 15, HanXRQr2.0-SUNRISE, whole genome shotgun sequence genomic sequence AAATACCACATTTTTTTAACggaaaatttcttttattttctgtTGTAACCCAAGACCCTCTCCTCCGAAAATATTTAAGGGCTTTGCATTTACCAATGAAAACCATGTTATGATAttagaaagaagaagaaaactaTATAGAAAATAGATAGAAAAAGTTGATCGGTACGTAGACAAAGGTGCTTCAAAGTTATAAACAAAGTTATAAGCAGTCTAGTAATTCTTTTATTTGAAAAGATGGTCGTAATTTTctattgagtaaattacaaaaattgtcCTTTACTTTACGTTGACATTAGATTGCATAGTGTGTCCATTATCTTCAAAAAGTATAAAAAACGTACTTGATGTTTGCAATCTCTTGCACGTTACATCCTTTAACCCTAattcagttaattttttttggttAAATTAAGTAACACAAGgtagtttagtctttttaccAAACTCTCTCTTATAATCATCTGCCACCACCACTCTCACCTtaaccaccgtccaccaccaccaccaccctgaGCCACCACCACTCCCACCAGCAGCCGCCAATAAATCACCATCCTAGCACCACCATTGCCAAATCCCAACCACCGCACCAAATCTACGACTTTTGTGCCCACCACCGCCCAAGCACCACCACTGCCATAAACCATCGCCCTAGCACCACCACTCCAAATCCAACAACCACCCACGGAATCCGACACCCCCACACCAAATCCGACAACTACCACTCCCAACCCGACACCCCCACACCAAATCTGACAACCACCACTCTAATTCGTAAGAACCCTAACCCTAGAACGAAGATCGGGTGATTCGGTTATCTGGAACGAACGACGGTGGCTTCTATGGAACGAACGTTGGCTTCTGTGGAATGAACGAAGCTATCTGTTGAACGGCGATGATGAACAATGCTATGGCGAGTTGCTGCTACAGTGGCCGGCGGTGGATCTGTGGTGAACGGTGCTATGGCGGTGGTGCTATGGCGGTGGTTCTGTGGAACGAACGTTGGCTTCTGTGGTTCTATGGGTTTTTTGGTTATTTATTTTAGTGCttagggtaaaatgaccaaaataccctcatatgGGTCCACTTAGTCAAATTTAGCTAtgaaaattaactgagttagggctaaaggacacaacgtgcaagggtttgcaaacattgaGTACGTTTTTATACTTTTTGAAGACAAAGGATACACTTTGCAATCTAGTGTTAACATACAGGACGACTTTTATAATTTACTCTTTTCTATTTGACCCTCTTCTTAACAATACAACTGGAGCCCGATTGAAAAGTTACAAacctgtttttttttctttttaagatGTGTTTAGGGGTACGGATCTTTTGTTTTGTAAATATGATTGTTAATTATATAAGAAGTGATGTTATATAGTTCGTTCACACCGTCCTAAAACACACCTGACACAATTCTAAACGGTAGATTATTAATATACTTTTTCTATGTTTCTAGGATAAAAACATAAGGAATATTAATAGCatgtgtaagattaaatatattatgtattaatatttaatctatagccatcataatcatttacattatagagatcaaaatatattagaacctattaaataattagttggtaattgttgatggaccatattacccttattaactaattaggtttcctcctgggtgcttatataaggagaattatgtggaggttaaggggttacttagttacacaattacacacaccccAATAGCCATAAGATCATaattcgacctcctctcctagccgatatcccttttcggttttccaagtccccatcattagtcagcaccctaaggaggaaccagatcacgatgacaagcatgtcgaactccattactggattctccaacgcactgtctgctataacaggtatgttttaatattttccttcatgaacaaacagaactgaaccaacagcATGTAGAATAGAGATGATACGTAGAAAAGTTACACATGTTGGTAACCAACTAGGAGAAACTTAACAACATATGATTGTACCGAAATATAATAAAATGGACATTATATAATATAGCATGCACTAAACTGTGTAATTATTCTTCAGCAAATGAGACATTTAACCAAGATCTTTATAACCAATAACTATAAGAAACGAAACTAGATGTCCTCAGCAAAGTAAGATTTGATGAGTTCTGTGCAGCCAGCTAAGGGGGTTGTCTTCAAGAAACCCATTGCATTTGCATAACGAGCATTTTGGTTCATCCCATTGTTGCGGGTAAGGATGACGGTGGCTCGGTTACGGCCAATGTTAGGCTCCTTACATTCAGGGTCTGGGCTGCTCACAAGGGTGCACTCGCATTTCTGATCACCATGATCACTGTTAACCGTCATCTCGTAGGTTCCAGTTGCGTCGGTCACCGCTTCTAAGGTGTACCTCAGGTTTAGTGAGTCCCTGTCTCTGCATTCTACCTTAACCTTTGCACCTGCATGTCATAATATAGGTGTAAATGAGCCAAGCCGCTCCTGAGCTACTCGAGACTGGCTCACTAAAATCTTAAATCAAGCTGAACTTAAATAAGCTCAAACTTATTTAATAAACGAGCCTGATCCCCGAACTTTAGTTTTCGAGCTCGCAAGCCTATGTAAGTGTTCTATTTATATGATTACTATTTGATATATTAGATATATTCATACAAATGctattattatatatgaaattgtGATATAAAATAAACTAAAACTAGGATAATACTCCGCGGGCGTTGCGCCGCGGACAACATGTGCGGACATCACGTTAAAGCGTGCGCAGACGTCATACTAAATTGAGCCGAGTCATTGCGTTTCTCAGCTTTTGTTTAGCACGAATTATAACAAATCCATTGTGTACACATATTAGTAAGAATAACTATTCGTGGCATAGTATTCTACATATCATCTAGAAACCGAAAAATGTGGTGCCAGTTGACAGCAAACATGCCAAACGACAACTATTTTGTCAAACCTGGTGCCAATGTGGTGCCGATTATAACAAACCCATTGTGTACACACGTTATTTTATCAAACCTTTAAAATAACCTtcaaaccaattgtcaaatgacCATAAATCTCACCAATTTAACCAAAACCCTTTGAATctttcaacttcaataatcgtACACGAACTCATCAAATCGAatttaaaaataaagaaaaaaatagCATACTTTTTGTaaactaaaatataattattatgttatatatattttttttgttatatatCTATAAAAACAATACTAATATATTTGAAACAAGTTGGAGCTCAAAATTTTTATTTGtgaaacgagccgagcttgagcttagGTAGCTCGGGTTTGACTAGGCTCGTTTACACCAGGAGCGatgctttgaaggggccgggaggggcgcccgaccccccgaactttacgagcagtagtgttatatatgtagttttcgtatagaaatttttgggtgtatatgttttcgacccccggttctatagaaatttttgggtttatacattttcgaccccctctaaaaaaatttcaagcttcgccactggtttACACCACATGGAAAGGAACTTACCAGCCAAGTATCTGGTGACGGATGTTTCGAATCCAGCACGGCAAGTATCGCAGTAGACTCGACCTTTGAGACGGAATGGGTTTTGAGTGAGCGTGGCTGCGATAGAAAGCGCGGGAAGAAGGCAAAGAGCGAAGATGGCTAACAGTTTGGCCATTGTTAATTGAAGGGTTGGTGAATAGATGAAAGGAATGGAAGTATGATTGATGGAGTTGGGACTTGGTGGGACTATATATATAGTGTGTTGGATATTTGAATGTAGATGAGCAAAGTGAGATCTGATCACGTGCCATGTTCTAGACATTGGTAACTAATGAAACCGAGTCATGCGGCACTTGCTTCATTTATTACAAACACCTCAATAGTTGCATTACACTAGGGGTCGAGTATGCAAGTAGCATATAGGTTTTTAGCTTCTTCTAATCTTCAGTTTTTTTGTTATAAACATTAATCTATTTCGGTTTAAGAAATATGGTTTGGTTTTTAGGGCAGAACCGGTCCTAGATAGAGGCTTAGCATGTTAGGCAAAGGTCTAGGCTCAAAACTTGAAGATCTAATGGCTCAGAT encodes the following:
- the LOC110910837 gene encoding protein DOWNSTREAM OF FLC — encoded protein: MAKLLAIFALCLLPALSIAATLTQNPFRLKGRVYCDTCRAGFETSVTRYLAGAKVKVECRDRDSLNLRYTLEAVTDATGTYEMTVNSDHGDQKCECTLVSSPDPECKEPNIGRNRATVILTRNNGMNQNARYANAMGFLKTTPLAGCTELIKSYFAEDI